CAAGACCTATCAGCTAATCACTTCCATGCAAGAGATAAAATTGCAGGACTGTGAGCGCCGCCGCCGTTGGGAATGGGAGGATACGCAAGCTGACCTCTTCAGTGTACAGATGAAATCGCTTAAACTCCAACAGACACAAGAAGCCGGCTCTATTTTTATCAATGAGGTAAAGAATATAATGATTACAGTGCTTGCGGCCACCGCTGTGATAAATTCTCAGATGACACTCGGAGCCATGCTTGCTGTGCAGTATATCATCGGGCAGCTCAACTCTCCGGTGGAGCAGTTCATGTCGTTCATCTATTCTCTACAGGATGTGAAGATTTCACTTGAACGCATTAATGAAATTCATGAGGGGAGAAATGAAGAATCCGACGGCAATCAGGTATCAAAGTTCGATGACGGAAAATCCATCGACCTTTCCAATGTCGATTTCAAGTATGATCCACACGCTCTCAAAAAGACGCTGACAGATGTGTCATTTGATATACCAGAAGGAAAAGTAACGGCTATTGTCGGGGCTTCCGGAAGTGGGAAAACTACCCTTATTAAGTTAATGCTGGGCTATTATCCGGTCATGTCCGGCTCAATCTCAATAGCAGGAAGAAACATAAACGAGTATAATCTAAAATGGTGGCGCCGGCATTGTGGAGTAGTCATGCAAGACGGTGTCATATTTTCAGAATCCATCGCTCGGAACATAGCAGTGGATGATGGAGATATTGACATAGATCGGCTTGAAAAAGCAGCTAGAATAGCCCATATCCATAATTATATTATGGGGTTACCTCTGAAATATAATACTCAAATCGGACGCGATGGTGTAGGTCTAAGTCAAGGACAAAAACAGCGAATACTCATTGCCCGAGCAGTCTATAAGAACCCGACTTCATATTCCTCGATGAAGCTACAAATGCCCTTGATGCAAAAAATGAGAGAGCTATTGTAGAAAACCTCGATGAATTCTACAAAGGTAGAACTGTTGTCGTTGTGGCTCATCGCCTGTCAACAGTCAAGAATGCAGACCAAATTATAGTCCTCGATAGAGGTAAAGTTGTGGAGTCCGGCAATCATGCCACTCTTATAGAAAAGAAAGGGGCATATTATAATCTCGTTAAAAATCAACTTGAATTAGGAAATTGATATGGAGGCAGACAAAACTACACATGACAAGATTGAGCTCCGCTCCGAAAAAGTCCGACAACTCATAGGAGAGATTCCTCCCTCATTAGTCCGATGGGGCATAGCAATCATAACCATTGTTTTCATTGCCCTAATTGCGGCTGTATGTCTATTGCCATACCCATATTCCAACGGTGAATCCATCCTCCGGCATTTCATCGGATAAAGGAACATATCTAAATCGACCGTTTTTGAGACTTTTCAGCAAACTATCTTCAGATGTAACTATTCATGCCAAACATCGTCTCATAAGCCATCTCAAAATCTACAATCCAAAATAGATCATCTTTACCGAGTTTTGAAATGGATAGGCATTTTATCATGGTGATACATACCTTACCCAAAAAGACATTTAGCTATAAGTGGATAAAAAATCCACTTATAGCTAAATGTCTTTGATACTGTTTCAAAAAGAATATAAGAAGAACTCTTTAGGTTTTCATATTATAATGATACCACCGCAGGAACCGGGATAGATTGGAACTCCATATCCAAGGCATCCTCAATCTTACAAATTGTCTCCAAGGATAAATTCTCTTTTCCTTTAAGAATCTTGGAAACATATTGAGGGGTACATCCCATTCTTTGGGCAAGTTCTTTCTGATTGACTCCCAAAAAATCCATACGGTCAAGCATTTCCATAGCTATTTTCTGGGAACGTCGAAGCCATCGGCTGTTTTCAAGCCGATAAATAGCATTTTCCCTCCATCTTGATGGAGTTGGAGATGCAAAATCTTCCAATCTTTTTCTTTCCATAATATATAGCTTTTATCTTTGTTCTATCTTTATAACACTTTGACAAGCATTTATATCGAGTCCAACTCTATATAATCATCAAAGCTGATGGAATCATACACACTTTCAGCCATCAAGAAATTCCTAACTCTTTCGAGCTTGCGCAACTCTGCCGCAGTATGTTCTCTTTCTTCCATCTTATGTGTCAACTTTATAGCACCTCCTGTTATAAGGAACTTACCGTCATCAAGTTTTATAGCATAAAGTCTCAACCACGACACATGTCTTGATGATGACCTTGGACGAGTCTTCTCTTTATTAAGGACATTCATTCCGGTACTCAGGTTATCCAATGGTCGAAATACTCTATTCAAATCATCAACATCCAACATCAAGATTGTTCTTTGTAGAACTTCATTGTCATCTAATGTATCTTGTATTGCCTCATTGATGTTCTCAATAGCAAAGTACTGTTTCAGATCAGAGGAATGTTCCTGAAAAAATGTCCTCAGCCATATGACATCACTCCACTGGTCGAACAATGTCTCAAGGATATTGTCCGAGTCTCCATCATATCGCACAGCATACAGGTTGCCGTCTTCCGTTATTTTGTCAAATGTCATTTCTCTAATTTTTATTTCCGCAAAGATAGTAAAAGTTTTTTACCTAATCAACTTATAAGTTGATTTTAGTGTATATCCCATCTTTTAACCTGATTAGGCGGTCTATCTAATCGAATATTTTTATATCTTTATACTAAGCAAGACTACATTAGATATGATAATAGGCTACGCAAGAGTATCGACCACCGGGCAGAACCTCGATGGGCAAACAGATCTGCTCACCCAATCCGGATGTGAGCGGATATACAGTGAGAAGATATCCGGAGTTAAAAAGGAGCGTCCGCAACTTGACAGAATGATGGACTCACTCCGTTCCGGAGACACTGTGATAATAACGGAACTTACCCGGCTGGGGCGTTCCGTCAAGGAATTGCTCTCAATCATCGAGAGAATACATGAAGCCGGAGCGTCGATAAAATCACTGAGAGAGACATGGCTCGACACCACCACACCACAGGGTAATCTGTTGCTCACAATCTTTGCCGGACTCTCACAGTTTGAGAGAGACCTCACACGGCAGCGCACAAGGCAGGGACTTGAAGCTGCGAGGGCAAGAGGTCGTAAGGGAGGCAGACCAAAGTCTGATGAAAGCAAAGTATCTACCGCTCTGAAGATGTACGACTCAAAGCTGCACTCGATAGATGAGATAACCAAGGCAACCGGAATCAGCCGGGCAACCCTTTACAGAGCCATCGACAAACGCAAGAAAACAACATGATTCAGCTTGCTGTCCGGCATCGGCTCCAATCATGAAAGCGCATCTGTCCTTAACTGGTGTGTATTAGGCTACGCACCTACGGTTTATACGGCGAGCCGACTGTAAGAACGCATTATCCCTACATTCGCCTTCCCCTGCTTTTCTTCGGAGGTTCCTGAGTCTGTCCGGTTTCCGGCTTTTGTGTATGCTGCTTCCTTTTTTCTTCCTCCTGACGCTGCTTTATTCCAAGTGCAGCCTTCACCTTTGCCCAGATATCCCGGAAGAAATCGGAGATACGCTTACCGCACATGGAGATGAACGAGTCTTCTCCATGACCTTCAATCCTCACGGAGATATTATCGGCATATTCCTCCGGAATCCTCTTTCCTGTCGCCGGATCCATAAACGGATATTTCTTCCATGTCAAGGTCTGACCCGAAAGAATGGCATCCTGATAATCCGGATCTTTAATCTCAATAGACACAAGTTCCCTTATCAACCGGGCTTCAAGAGGATGTCTGCGTTCAAGTGCGGTCTGTGTACCAGACACGGTCTCCTTCAACTGTTGCAGTTCCCGTTCCGCCTTCTCTCTTCCGGCTTTCTCATGCCGAGTGGCAGCGGCTTCTCTCTCCAGTGCGGTGGCGTTGCCGGACACGAGCAACTTCAGCTCCGCATTCTCCTTTGCAAGCCTCTCCACCTCTTTCTTGGCAAGGAAACTTATCGAGGCGTTGTTTATCCTATCCAATGCCTCCTTCTCAACCTTGGCAACCTCTTTTTCCCTGCTGTCCGCCGCCTGAAGAAGACGGTCAGCGGACTCGATGCGATCCTCGGCATATTCTCCGGCTTCAGTGTAAGTGTCGAGCCTGTCCTGCGCCTTCACTATCAACGGAAGAAGGTTGTCGAGCTGCTGCTGTTGCCGGGCTATCTCATTTTTCTTTTCAGTGAGTTCACTCCTGGTCTCTTTCAGTTCCTTTTCCTGCTCCCGGATCTGACTGTCCTTTTTAAGAATCTCCCTGTTCTTCTCCTTCACCAGATCCTCCTGTCCGGCAAGTTCCTTGAGCAATTCGTCCAGCCGCCCGCGTTGCAGCTCGTATTGCTCCTTATAATACTGGGCAAGATCCTTGTGCCTGGCAGGACTTCCTTCCTCACCTCTCTCCAGTCCGAAAGGCGCCATCGCAACAGCATACTCTGTCTGCCGCCTTTTCAGATCCCATTGGGTCATGACATCATCGGCACACAGCCGCAAGGTCTCCACTGTCGCCTTTTTCTTGTAGCGGCGTTTCTTCTTCGGGACTTCCTCTCCATTCTTCTCCGCTTTCTCCTTATCCTTGGCGGCTCTCTTTTTTGTAGTCCTCTGCTTCTTGCTCTCTCCGGACACAACAGGAACAAGAGACACATGAAGGTGCGGAGTCTCCTCGTCCATGTGCAGAACCGCACTCACGATGTTTTCCTTGCCATGTTCTTTCTGCGCCCACTTGATTGACTCCCGGCACCATTCCATAAGCCTGCCCTGCTCGATGATCTCAGCCATACCCTCTACCGATGCGCTCATGCGGATCTCGATGCAGCATATCTGACCTTTCCGGATCTTGCGCTCGTATTCATTGCCGTCGGCATCCTTCTGATGACGGACAGCATCAAGCCTTTTCTCGATGGCTGCGCTGCGGCCAATCTCCCGGGCTTCCTTTATAAACTCCTTGTTATGTCTGGTAAGGTCTCTGCGCTTGATGTTGTACGGCACATGCTCCGTTCCGTCCGCCTTCTTCCTCTCGATATGGGTGGAGTAGGACACCGGTGGACCGTAGCATTTCTCATAATGGCAGACTGTATAGTGGCTCATATATTTTCAGTGGAAGGTGGACGGAAACGGCCGGGAAGGGATGCAAGGGGAACGGCGGCCGCAGAGCTGTTCCCTTTGCCGGAGAGTGCAGAGAGAGGGTCACTCTCTGCCCGGGGGTGACGGGGGCTGGAAGCCCTTGTCCGAGGGTCCGGGAAGGGTCATCCCGGCGGTGGGGTTCAAAGGGGAGAGGACACTCCCCTTGTGGGGGTTGTAGGGGGCGAAGCCACATGCCTTAATAGGGTTAAATATAGCATCCCAACGGAGTGGATGCGGTGGCTTCGCCAATATTTTGCCCTATTAAGCTATGGCAAATTTTTCAAATTTGCTCTCGTGCAAGCGATGGAACCGCCTGAAACAACTGACCTCCGGAGGATACCTGTGCTATTCCTCGACCTTGCCGTATCCCATTTTGACACGGTTACTCACAAGCAAATACCCACTGAAAAAGCGGTCGAGTATGTTGTTGATTGTAGATGTGATCGTAGCGTGTGGGACACCACTTCCGGCGTTCATATCCTTGATCATCTTCACGAACTTCGGGGCGATTGGAACCTGCGGGAACTTCATCGAGGAAGATCGGTACACCATAGGGGAGATATATCCCTCTATGAAATCAGCTTCTGTTGTTTCCAAAACAGTTCCGCGCTTTGACAGCACGAACAGAGCCTCTGCCTCACTTGCCAACTTCGGGCCTTCAGGGGGTGAAAGCAGGCTCAAATTCAATGTGTTTTCCATAGCATATATAGTTCTCTCGGAGAATATGCCATCCTTGTTCATCTCTATCTCAATGACCTTTCTTGGATCTTTCTCAAAAGATTTTCTGACTGCTAAAAGATCAACCTTTTCTTCTTCTGTTTCATCCATTGATAAAGCATTTGTTATTTGTTTTGAAAATTCATATTTCTGAAAATTATTTTACCTGAAAATTCTGGCGTAAATATTTTCCTTACAAATAACATTCATACTATGGTTATGGTTCTTGAAGGTAACTATGAAACGGACTCGCAAGCCAAGCAATAAAACAATATATTGTTTTATTTATTTAATGTTTTATTGTTTTAGTGGTTTAGTAATTCCTGCACGACAGAATCCCACCACCGGGTAACAGTAGGTCTGGAGAGTCCTGTTTCCCGGGCACACAAAGATTTATTCTTGCTGTCCGGATTTTTAGTACGCCACTCCTTAACAAGTCTAGCATGAGAACTGCTATCGATAGTGGCTTTTTTCCTCCCACTACCGTCTCTCCAGTTTCCATCAGGATAAGAGATATTATCCCTGACAAAATTCATGAGTTTAATATGTTTCTCACGTCCTCTATTATTGCGCTTATTTCGCTCTATCCTTATACCTGTGGTCGTTTCAATAACTCTAATCGGCCACTTGTTATATTCCTCGTCATACGCTCTCATGGCATCTTTAACATCATCTTCCGTGAAGGGATTATCCACTGTCTCAGTCTTACGGTCAAAAGCCGGAACCAAGGAAATAGCATCCGCAAGGACTTCATCACGGGAAACACCACATTTGACAGCATAAACTACCAATGTAAGAATGCACCAGTACCGATGATGCACTTCCACCTGCTGACCGTCTTTAAGGATATTCAACCACCAATCATATAATCCACGATTGAGTTGCCACTTCTTGCCTACCCTGCGGCGTCCTATAACACGTGAAGCATACCATTCCGGCCATCGTTCCTGCGCCTCTTTCAGCGTCACACGGGACGGATTATGCGGAGTTTTGTCTGTCAACTGTCCGATTTCTTCATCAGACAATCCGAAAGCACGCCCTAAAAAACTGTTCAATTCCTCCGGCGTGTGCATGGGCGCGGAACGGTTCCAAAATGCCCGGATAGGTTTGCCGAACTTTGTCTTGGTTCCCGGCACACGGAATCCCTGCACTACACTCTGAACCTGCGCTCTCTCCGCACCAAGTTTTGACACGAGCCACACAATCTTGGTCAAACCTCGTTTCATCTTATTCAACGCATCAAGGCGAGTAGCGAACATTTCGATTGGACGCTTCAACAGGTAATACACATGAATCCCATGCCCTGAATTGACTATGATATTGGCAACCGGATAAACCCCTGTTGTCATACCTCGCAACAACATCCTCACCTCATGCATACTCACACCGTCAAGATCTATAGCAAAGGCATAAAGAAACCGAGCGTTCCTATAAGAGTTGGTACGTCCCACATAAGTCACCGGAGACAATATCGCAAAGTCGCGCCCATTTAGGAAACTCAGACTCTCACCATCATCCTTCAACAACAACCTATGTCTGTTCTTCTTTCCATCCTTGTAGAAGACCACAGGATTATATCTCCACATACGATAACCACTATAGTCTATCTTCTCTGACTGTACATCATCTGAATTGGAGGACTCTGACCTCAAAGCTTTGTTCCGGATCTTCTGCTTCAACCACAACTGGTATTCATAACTCTGTACTTCCTCAAAAGGAATAATCCCCTCACCCTGTTCAAAGGCTTTCCTCTCAAACAACAACTCGACAAACTCATCAGGATAAAGCTCTGACAATTCATAATGCTCCCCACACTGAAGATAATCGGATTTACGCTCAAACTCCTGCTCCAACACATCCACAGAAATACGGTTCAGCCGACCATGATAATCCGACCAAGCCTGAAGAAACTCCCGGTACTCATCCGCAGGAAGAGTATCGAAATCAAAATTATTCAAGTCAACCTTACTAAAATCTATACTCATAATCTAAAATTTTGAACAGAGGGGCACTCGTTCCTCGTGCCCCAGTGTGGGGGGGCGTATATTATCAATGAAATTTCTTTTACACTTTTGCAAAGATACTACATTCCTCGGATTAATCCAAATTTCACCACTAATTAAATAATTACCACTATCACTAATTATATTATTCAATAATTAGCGACAGCTGCTGTTTCCCATATGATTAGAATAGTCTTAGTAGAAAACACTAAAATGGTAAAACACTATTTCAGTAATTCAATAATTATTATTATCTTTGCAGTGTCAAATTAAGACATAATCCTTAACCCCATCATTAATGAAAGCCAAAATTATAGCAATAGCCAATCATAAGGGCGGAGTCGGTAAAACCGCCTCTGTCGCATCCATCGGAGCAGTATTGGCATCAAGAGGGAAGAAAGTGTTGATGGTTGACTTGGATACCCAAGCCAATCTTACCCGGCATTTCATGGAGAACATTCCCCCACGAATTATCTACCACGCAATTCGTGAGCAGCTCAATCTTCCCATCTATCCAATCCGTGAAAATCTCGATATTGTACCAAGTGGTCTTGATATGGCGGGAATTGATTTGGAATTACAGATGATGTTTAACCGAGAAAGAGTACTAAAGGTACTTCTCGATCCATTCAGTACCATTTACGACTATGTTCTTCTAGACTGCCCTCCGGCTCTCGGATTAGTTACAATCAACGCACTTACTGCCGCCAATAAATTAATAGTGCCTATGAAGGCCGATCTCATGTCAAACTACGGTTTGTCAATGATGGATCAATTTTGCGTAAAAATGCAGGTACTGAATCCCGGCATACATATTGACTATATCTTCTTCAATATCTATGAAAAAGGACAGACCATGACAGAAGCTATTGAAACAGATGTCAGATCTAAGTACGGAGATCGGGTTCTTTCCACGGTTATCCGCAAAAATAATGATGTTTCCAAAGCGGCCTTCGATTTTACTGACATTGTCAGTTTCAACCCCGAAGCGAATGGAGCAAAAGATTTCCAAGCATTAGTGACCGAACTTGAGAGCAAGCTCTAATTACTAAATAAATATTTAGCAAAATCAATATTTCATTAATTATTGAAATCACTAAATCAATAATCATTTATCATGGCTAAAAATAAAATTTTAACAGTGCCTCAAAACGGGACTCAACCGGCAACTATCCCATCGCCTATCGACAACATGCTCGCTGGAACAACCTCAGTAGAGACAGTAACAAAAACATCAAACAAGAGACCAACATCATTCAATATCGATCAAGAATTACAATCTCGCTTCAAAGCCGTCTGTGCTACAAGAGGCAAATCCATGTCCAGTGTAATCGAGGACTTTATCCTCGGATATATTTCAGAACAATGATCCTACGCACATTACTATTATTAATTCTCTCACTAACCTTTACCTGCTGCTCCAACAAGCCTTCAGATCTCCGACTTTCAAGAGTAGAAGGCTTATTGTCTGAATCTCCCAAAGAAGCGTGGGATTCGTTGAGTGCTATTAATTATGATCTTTTATCTGACGCTGATAAACATTACTACGATTTCCTTTCAGTGAAAGTAGCAGATAAAGCGTATCTTACACATTCCTCCGATAGCCTCATTCTGAAAGTCATTGATTTTGAATTTAAACATCAGAAAAATGGACGCTATCCAGAAGCATTGTATTATGGCGGAAGAGTTTATAGTGATTTAGGTGATTATCCTACCTCTTTACACTATTTTCAGGATGCTCTTAAATCTTTGCCATCAAATTCTGGCAATCAAGAATTAAGATGTAATATATTAAGTCAAACAGGTAGGCTTCTAACAGCTCTATCGCTTTATGATGAAGCAATACCCTATATTCATGAGGCATTAGAAATAAATCGGCATCTTCAAGATACAACTAATATTATATACGGGTTACAATTATTGGGTGGTACGTATCTTAGGAACTCAAATTATGATCTAGCTGAAAAATATTTTAAAGAGTCTATAGGTTTTAGTGTTCATCAACCTTCGTATCATATGGCTAAATCAAGGATGTATCTTGCTGCCGTAAAACACAAGCAGGGAGAACTTGATTCTGCTTTAAGCTATATTCGTAATACATCTGAAGAAGTAAAACCTATGGTACGCAATAGTGTTCTCGGCTATGCTTCTAATATATATTTAGACGCTGGAATTCTCGACACAGCGTATATTTATGCAAAAGATCTAATCTCAAATAACGATCCAACGCACAAAGAAATTGGATATCAAGTACTACTATCTCCAGAACTACGAAAATATATAGAGATAGACACTTTAAATCAATATATTTCCGAATATAGAACCATTTTAGAGAGCTTCTATGACGAGAACAATATGCAACTATCTATTAACCAACAGAGTCTCTACAACTATCAGTTACATGAAAACCAAAAAGCCAAAGCAGAAAGACTTTCTAATATACTAAAGAATTGGATAGTCGGTTTTATATTCTTAGCTATACTTCTAGTCCTTATATCTCTTTATTTTAAAAATAAAAGTAAGAACAATATCATTGAATTACAACAAGCTTTAGCTAACATTGAAAAACTAAAGCTTGAATTAGTAACAAGTCAATTAAAACAATCATCTGATATAGGCCAAACAATTATTAACCAAACAGAAGAAATAGCTCCCGTTATTACACATAATTCACCTAAGAGTACAGAGCAAGAACTTAGGGAATGCCTAAAAAAAGAACTTTTAACTTTATATGAAAGTGCTAGTGCTCAGTCATCAATCTCCCCTATAATTTTACAATCTATTGCCTACCAAAAAATCCAAGAATACATTCAAGAGGGAAAAACTATAAAAGAGAGTGATGTTCTTTGGAGTGAAATCGAACAAATTGTCTTATCTAGTTCTCCTAAATTTAAGATAAATCTCAATCTACTTACATTAGGGAATTTAACTACAATAGACCTTCATACAGCTCTTCTT
This sequence is a window from Duncaniella dubosii. Protein-coding genes within it:
- a CDS encoding plasmid partition protein ParG; the encoded protein is MAKNKILTVPQNGTQPATIPSPIDNMLAGTTSVETVTKTSNKRPTSFNIDQELQSRFKAVCATRGKSMSSVIEDFILGYISEQ
- the mobV gene encoding MobV family relaxase → MSHYTVCHYEKCYGPPVSYSTHIERKKADGTEHVPYNIKRRDLTRHNKEFIKEAREIGRSAAIEKRLDAVRHQKDADGNEYERKIRKGQICCIEIRMSASVEGMAEIIEQGRLMEWCRESIKWAQKEHGKENIVSAVLHMDEETPHLHVSLVPVVSGESKKQRTTKKRAAKDKEKAEKNGEEVPKKKRRYKKKATVETLRLCADDVMTQWDLKRRQTEYAVAMAPFGLERGEEGSPARHKDLAQYYKEQYELQRGRLDELLKELAGQEDLVKEKNREILKKDSQIREQEKELKETRSELTEKKNEIARQQQQLDNLLPLIVKAQDRLDTYTEAGEYAEDRIESADRLLQAADSREKEVAKVEKEALDRINNASISFLAKKEVERLAKENAELKLLVSGNATALEREAAATRHEKAGREKAERELQQLKETVSGTQTALERRHPLEARLIRELVSIEIKDPDYQDAILSGQTLTWKKYPFMDPATGKRIPEEYADNISVRIEGHGEDSFISMCGKRISDFFRDIWAKVKAALGIKQRQEEEKRKQHTQKPETGQTQEPPKKSRGRRM
- a CDS encoding helix-turn-helix transcriptional regulator, whose protein sequence is MERKRLEDFASPTPSRWRENAIYRLENSRWLRRSQKIAMEMLDRMDFLGVNQKELAQRMGCTPQYVSKILKGKENLSLETICKIEDALDMEFQSIPVPAVVSL
- a CDS encoding ParA family protein, producing MKAKIIAIANHKGGVGKTASVASIGAVLASRGKKVLMVDLDTQANLTRHFMENIPPRIIYHAIREQLNLPIYPIRENLDIVPSGLDMAGIDLELQMMFNRERVLKVLLDPFSTIYDYVLLDCPPALGLVTINALTAANKLIVPMKADLMSNYGLSMMDQFCVKMQVLNPGIHIDYIFFNIYEKGQTMTEAIETDVRSKYGDRVLSTVIRKNNDVSKAAFDFTDIVSFNPEANGAKDFQALVTELESKL
- a CDS encoding tetratricopeptide repeat protein, translated to MILRTLLLLILSLTFTCCSNKPSDLRLSRVEGLLSESPKEAWDSLSAINYDLLSDADKHYYDFLSVKVADKAYLTHSSDSLILKVIDFEFKHQKNGRYPEALYYGGRVYSDLGDYPTSLHYFQDALKSLPSNSGNQELRCNILSQTGRLLTALSLYDEAIPYIHEALEINRHLQDTTNIIYGLQLLGGTYLRNSNYDLAEKYFKESIGFSVHQPSYHMAKSRMYLAAVKHKQGELDSALSYIRNTSEEVKPMVRNSVLGYASNIYLDAGILDTAYIYAKDLISNNDPTHKEIGYQVLLSPELRKYIEIDTLNQYISEYRTILESFYDENNMQLSINQQSLYNYQLHENQKAKAERLSNILKNWIVGFIFLAILLVLISLYFKNKSKNNIIELQQALANIEKLKLELVTSQLKQSSDIGQTIINQTEEIAPVITHNSPKSTEQELRECLKKELLTLYESASAQSSISPIILQSIAYQKIQEYIQEGKTIKESDVLWSEIEQIVLSSSPKFKINLNLLTLGNLTTIDLHTALLIKCGIKPSKMTTLLGRSNGAIVSRRETLCMKILDEKKGAKVIDAIIRSL
- a CDS encoding recombinase family protein produces the protein MIIGYARVSTTGQNLDGQTDLLTQSGCERIYSEKISGVKKERPQLDRMMDSLRSGDTVIITELTRLGRSVKELLSIIERIHEAGASIKSLRETWLDTTTPQGNLLLTIFAGLSQFERDLTRQRTRQGLEAARARGRKGGRPKSDESKVSTALKMYDSKLHSIDEITKATGISRATLYRAIDKRKKTT